A genomic region of Azoarcus sp. KH32C contains the following coding sequences:
- a CDS encoding zinc-ribbon and DUF3426 domain-containing protein, with protein MFARCPACQTVFRVRPEQLRTHAGQVRCGHCLNAFDALDNLLEDGASMPAPATPSPAPPVEPAPSAPEHPAPELSAPAAVEPRRVDMDLTDLDLTAPSPPVTKDASEHFFVLEERVAEPKPAEPASPPDLDFDIPETLVPFRRRGAPPPPPRQVQTTPSPGGHDFVFEPIEFIEPPPPGPASPVARSAQNDAEPKSSVSDSEAPLMDSDTVQETSSAALHPWEHEPADRIEPRLTTPAEQQPVSPAAEPPPLIGGIAARADEERADEPPESEAEGTVNDYAPPTQSAMKRWLLGLGMGVLAGTLAAQAAYIFRDDIARDWPALRPALQAACTRLNCTITLPRVAAQISVDASDLQSEPGRPGRYTLSATIRNRAEYAQAYPHLELTLTDARDRALARRVLAPADWAPGADLERGLAAGREITINLPFEATGLSAAGYRIYVFYP; from the coding sequence ATGTTTGCGCGCTGCCCGGCCTGCCAGACAGTATTCCGGGTCCGGCCCGAGCAGCTGCGCACCCATGCGGGGCAGGTCCGCTGCGGACACTGCCTGAACGCGTTCGACGCACTCGACAACCTGTTGGAGGACGGCGCTTCGATGCCCGCGCCTGCAACGCCGTCGCCCGCCCCCCCGGTCGAACCGGCGCCGTCCGCACCGGAACATCCCGCGCCCGAGCTCTCCGCACCTGCGGCAGTGGAACCGCGGCGGGTGGATATGGACCTGACGGACCTGGATCTGACCGCGCCGAGTCCACCCGTGACGAAAGACGCGAGCGAACACTTCTTCGTACTGGAAGAGCGCGTCGCCGAGCCCAAGCCGGCGGAGCCGGCCTCGCCGCCCGATCTGGATTTCGATATCCCGGAAACGCTGGTTCCGTTCCGCCGCCGCGGCGCGCCCCCGCCCCCTCCCCGCCAAGTCCAAACAACACCTTCGCCTGGGGGCCACGACTTCGTCTTCGAGCCGATCGAGTTCATTGAGCCGCCACCGCCCGGCCCGGCATCGCCCGTCGCAAGGTCGGCGCAGAACGACGCGGAACCGAAATCATCCGTCTCGGACAGCGAAGCCCCCCTGATGGACTCCGACACGGTGCAGGAGACGTCTTCAGCCGCGCTCCATCCCTGGGAGCACGAGCCCGCCGACAGGATCGAGCCTCGGCTGACAACGCCCGCCGAGCAGCAACCTGTTTCCCCGGCAGCGGAACCACCCCCGCTGATCGGCGGAATCGCGGCTCGGGCCGACGAGGAACGCGCGGACGAGCCCCCTGAGTCCGAAGCCGAGGGGACGGTCAATGACTACGCTCCGCCCACTCAATCAGCGATGAAGCGTTGGCTGCTCGGACTGGGGATGGGGGTACTGGCGGGAACACTGGCGGCGCAAGCGGCCTACATCTTCCGCGACGACATCGCGCGCGACTGGCCGGCGCTCCGGCCCGCGCTGCAGGCTGCCTGCACGCGCTTGAACTGCACAATCACGCTTCCCCGGGTTGCAGCCCAGATCAGCGTAGACGCCTCCGACCTGCAGTCGGAACCCGGCCGGCCCGGACGCTACACGCTGAGCGCCACGATCCGCAACCGGGCCGAGTACGCGCAGGCCTATCCGCACCTCGAACTGACGCTGACCGACGCTCGGGACCGCGCACTCGCCCGACGCGTGCTGGCGCCAGCGGATTGGGCGCCCGGTGCCGACCTCGAGCGCGGCCTCGCGGCGGGACGCGAAATCACGATCAACCTCCCCTTCGAGGCCACCGGCTTGAGCGCAGCCGGTTATCGCATCTATGTCTTCTATCCCTGA
- a CDS encoding SDR family oxidoreductase: MTASDRCDAGGVVVTGANGLVGSAVVARLRHESMPVVGVIRNAAAAAGCVVGPPLEAGGDWSPVLAGCRAVIHTAARVHVMRESATDSIGAFRAVNVEGTLNLARQAAAQGVRRFIFISSIKVNGEESSPGQRFRASDRRAPQDAYAISKAEAEAGLEALAAESGMEVVVIRPPLVYGPGVKANFLTMMQWLKRGIPLPFGAVEQNRRSMVGLDNLVDLIVTCLNHPGAANQVFLAGDGEDLSTADLLRRLAAAMGVSARLLPVPVWALRAGAKLTGREALLRRLCGNLEVDISKACVLLGWSPSISVDEGLRRAAEGVLE; the protein is encoded by the coding sequence GTGACCGCTTCAGATAGATGCGACGCGGGCGGCGTCGTGGTAACCGGCGCGAACGGTCTAGTCGGTTCGGCCGTGGTTGCGCGGTTGCGGCATGAATCCATGCCGGTCGTGGGCGTGATCCGCAACGCTGCTGCGGCTGCGGGCTGCGTGGTGGGGCCGCCGCTGGAGGCGGGCGGTGATTGGTCGCCCGTGCTGGCAGGGTGTCGTGCGGTAATTCACACGGCTGCGCGTGTTCATGTGATGCGCGAGTCCGCGACGGATTCGATCGGCGCATTTCGGGCCGTGAACGTGGAAGGTACTTTAAACCTCGCCCGCCAGGCGGCCGCGCAGGGTGTCCGTCGCTTTATCTTCATCAGCTCGATCAAAGTGAATGGGGAAGAGAGTTCGCCGGGCCAACGGTTCAGGGCTTCGGACCGTCGCGCGCCGCAGGACGCCTACGCAATTTCCAAGGCGGAAGCGGAGGCCGGCTTGGAGGCCTTGGCAGCGGAGAGCGGGATGGAGGTGGTCGTCATTCGTCCGCCGCTTGTGTATGGACCGGGCGTTAAGGCGAACTTTCTGACGATGATGCAATGGCTGAAGCGCGGCATACCCTTGCCGTTCGGGGCCGTCGAGCAAAATCGCCGTTCCATGGTCGGCTTGGACAACTTGGTTGATTTGATCGTGACGTGTCTGAATCATCCGGGGGCGGCGAATCAGGTCTTTCTCGCGGGCGACGGCGAGGACCTGTCGACAGCGGATCTCCTGCGCAGGTTGGCCGCAGCCATGGGCGTATCGGCGCGACTGCTGCCCGTGCCCGTGTGGGCGTTGCGCGCGGGGGCGAAGTTGACTGGCCGGGAGGCGCTGCTTCGGCGGTTATGCGGAAATCTTGAAGTCGATATTTCAAAAGCGTGTGTGCTGCTCGGCTGGAGCCCTTCGATTAGCGTCGATGAGGGGTTGCGCCGAGCGGCAGAGGGGGTTCTGGAGTGA
- a CDS encoding diacylglycerol kinase — protein sequence MEPSPHKAGTESPFKGKRGLMRVFNALRYSMDGLSAAFLHEDAFRQECILAAILIPVAFFVPTSGAGKALLVGSVLLVMVVELINSAIEATVDRVSLERHQLAKRAKDIGSAAVLIALINLAATWGLVILG from the coding sequence ATGGAACCTTCGCCCCACAAGGCCGGCACCGAAAGCCCCTTCAAGGGCAAGCGCGGCCTCATGCGCGTATTCAACGCCCTTCGCTATTCCATGGACGGACTGAGTGCGGCATTCCTCCATGAAGACGCCTTCCGCCAGGAATGCATCCTCGCCGCAATCCTGATTCCGGTCGCCTTTTTCGTCCCCACGAGCGGGGCGGGAAAGGCGCTGCTAGTCGGCAGCGTGCTGCTGGTGATGGTCGTCGAGCTGATCAACTCGGCCATCGAGGCGACGGTCGACCGCGTGTCGCTCGAGCGTCACCAACTCGCGAAGCGGGCCAAGGATATTGGCAGCGCTGCAGTCCTGATCGCACTGATCAACCTGGCAGCGACCTGGGGCCTGGTGATCCTCGGCTGA
- a CDS encoding glycosyltransferase family 4 protein yields MTDFVWLLTLAAIFAGGMTWGLRRYALARSLMDIPNARSSHSVPTPRGGGVAIVLTFLCAVSILTFLGRAEPSGSWAILGAGVLVAVVGFIDDHRHLAARWRLLAHFVAAAWALVLLDGAPRLDWFGTPMDFGWVGATFAAVYLVWLLNLYNFMDGIDGIASVEAICVCVGGALLYFLGGRPDLMFLPLVLAAAVGGFLYWNFPPAKIFMGDAGSGFLGIVLGTLSIQAAWVSPAWLWSWLILLGVFIVDATWTLLRRLCRGERVYEAHRSHAYQHAAQRWGRHLPVTLAVAAINMFWLLPISLCVGAGLLDGVVAIAIAYAPLLAIAIALRAGEAADSIR; encoded by the coding sequence GTGACCGACTTTGTATGGCTGCTCACGCTCGCGGCGATATTCGCGGGGGGGATGACGTGGGGGCTGCGGCGCTATGCGCTTGCGCGGAGCCTTATGGATATTCCGAATGCCCGCAGTTCCCATTCGGTTCCCACTCCCCGCGGAGGGGGCGTCGCGATCGTATTGACGTTTCTGTGTGCGGTTTCGATTTTGACGTTCCTGGGGCGCGCAGAGCCGAGCGGCTCGTGGGCGATCCTTGGGGCCGGCGTTTTGGTCGCCGTGGTTGGCTTTATCGACGACCATCGTCACCTTGCGGCGCGCTGGCGTCTCCTCGCGCATTTTGTCGCGGCTGCATGGGCACTTGTGTTGCTCGACGGAGCTCCGCGATTGGACTGGTTTGGCACGCCGATGGACTTTGGATGGGTCGGCGCGACATTTGCGGCGGTCTATCTTGTGTGGCTGTTGAATTTGTACAATTTCATGGACGGCATTGATGGCATCGCCAGTGTCGAGGCTATATGCGTTTGCGTGGGAGGAGCGCTGCTCTACTTCCTCGGCGGGCGGCCGGACCTGATGTTTTTGCCCTTGGTGCTCGCCGCGGCGGTGGGGGGATTCCTCTACTGGAACTTTCCGCCTGCGAAGATATTCATGGGTGATGCGGGCAGCGGCTTCCTTGGTATCGTGCTAGGGACTCTGTCCATACAGGCGGCTTGGGTGTCGCCGGCTTGGCTCTGGAGTTGGCTGATCCTGCTCGGCGTATTCATCGTCGATGCGACGTGGACACTCCTGCGGCGCCTGTGTCGTGGTGAGCGCGTGTATGAGGCTCATCGCAGCCACGCCTACCAGCATGCGGCGCAACGTTGGGGGCGTCATCTACCCGTGACCTTGGCTGTTGCCGCAATCAATATGTTCTGGCTTCTGCCGATTTCGTTGTGCGTCGGCGCAGGGCTGCTTGATGGAGTTGTTGCGATTGCAATAGCATATGCACCTTTGCTTGCGATCGCGATCGCTCTACGTGCCGGAGAAGCGGCGGATTCGATACGTTGA
- a CDS encoding glycine zipper 2TM domain-containing protein yields MVMGIGMRRIAGSLALVFAMSGIGGCASGLGGDTYSRGEARRAMSVQYAVVESVRPVKLEGTKTPVGTLAGAAVGGIAGSGVGGKRGSAIGAVVGAVAGGLAGSAIEEGVTRSDGVEVTVRLDNGQILAVVQDDHGEGFRPGESVRVVRDGGTTRVSR; encoded by the coding sequence ATGGTGATGGGTATCGGTATGCGGCGTATCGCGGGGAGTCTCGCGCTCGTATTCGCAATGTCGGGGATCGGCGGCTGCGCCAGCGGGCTGGGAGGCGACACCTATTCGCGCGGCGAAGCGCGCCGCGCGATGTCGGTTCAGTATGCGGTGGTTGAGTCGGTGCGGCCGGTGAAGCTCGAGGGGACGAAGACTCCGGTGGGCACGCTGGCGGGGGCCGCAGTGGGTGGCATCGCAGGCAGCGGTGTCGGCGGCAAGCGCGGATCGGCGATCGGTGCCGTGGTCGGCGCCGTGGCCGGCGGCCTCGCCGGCTCGGCGATTGAAGAGGGCGTGACGCGCTCCGACGGCGTCGAAGTGACGGTACGCCTCGACAACGGCCAGATCCTTGCCGTGGTGCAGGACGACCACGGCGAAGGCTTCCGCCCGGGTGAATCGGTGCGCGTGGTGCGTGACGGCGGTACGACCCGCGTGAGCCGTTAA
- a CDS encoding 1-acyl-sn-glycerol-3-phosphate acyltransferase, producing MHLAAGVVTALTVFPAVPDAARRHLRQRWSRRLLAVLGVDLKRHGVAIAPGSLLVANHISWLDVFVINALAPSAFVSKAEVRAWPVIGWLAAHNETVFLRRGSRGHAKIINAEIGTLLDAGRNVTIFPEGTTTDGSHVLHFHAALLQPAIEAGHAIQPLAISYHLVDGSRTRAAAYDGDLSLGDCIANIVATPRIVVRVSAMLAIESTFGSRREIAHEAHRRITAAVQRAENVAG from the coding sequence TTGCATCTGGCCGCGGGCGTCGTGACGGCGCTGACCGTCTTTCCTGCCGTCCCGGACGCGGCCCGCAGGCATCTGCGGCAACGCTGGTCACGGCGCCTGCTGGCCGTTCTCGGCGTCGATCTGAAGCGGCACGGGGTCGCGATCGCGCCGGGCAGCCTGCTCGTCGCCAACCATATTTCCTGGCTGGACGTCTTTGTCATCAACGCCCTCGCACCGTCCGCGTTCGTCTCAAAAGCGGAGGTCAGAGCGTGGCCCGTGATCGGCTGGCTCGCGGCACACAACGAGACCGTCTTCCTGCGCCGCGGCAGCCGTGGTCACGCGAAGATCATCAATGCGGAGATCGGTACGCTGCTTGACGCCGGAAGGAACGTCACCATCTTTCCCGAAGGAACGACGACCGACGGCAGCCACGTGCTGCATTTCCACGCAGCCTTGCTGCAACCGGCGATCGAGGCCGGACATGCGATCCAGCCGCTGGCCATCTCGTATCACCTGGTGGACGGCAGCCGCACCCGGGCCGCGGCCTACGACGGCGACCTCAGCCTGGGCGATTGCATCGCGAACATCGTCGCCACTCCGCGCATCGTCGTGCGCGTCTCGGCAATGCTAGCGATCGAAAGCACCTTCGGTTCTCGCCGGGAAATCGCGCACGAGGCTCACCGCCGGATCACCGCGGCGGTCCAACGTGCGGAGAACGTCGCCGGCTAG
- the prmA gene encoding 50S ribosomal protein L11 methyltransferase — MWISVTLQADARKAEALSDALMEAGALSVSIEDADAGTEAEKPQFGEPGHLPVGLWDHSRVLALFDAGSDIAVALARAAAEAGFDVVPPFTLEEVAEQNWVQLTQSQFDPIQINERMWIVPSWHDAPNPDAINIELDPGMAFGTGSHPTTRLCLEWLCDAVQPGANVLDYGCGSGILGIAAARLGAGDVLGIDIDDKALEAAQDNAQRNNVSIRLQHSREPLDTTFNVVVANILTNPLCVLAPALAARVAPGGRIALSGVLDTQTDQVIAAYAPFLELRVGATREGWARLEGFRPAETGGVR; from the coding sequence ATGTGGATATCGGTCACGCTGCAGGCTGACGCCCGAAAGGCCGAGGCGCTCTCCGACGCCCTGATGGAGGCGGGGGCGCTGTCGGTCAGCATCGAGGACGCCGACGCCGGCACCGAGGCCGAAAAGCCGCAGTTCGGCGAACCCGGCCACCTCCCCGTGGGGCTGTGGGATCACAGCCGGGTGCTGGCGCTGTTCGATGCCGGTAGCGACATCGCGGTCGCGCTGGCCCGCGCGGCGGCGGAGGCCGGCTTCGATGTCGTTCCGCCGTTCACGCTGGAAGAAGTCGCCGAACAGAACTGGGTCCAGCTCACGCAAAGCCAGTTCGACCCGATCCAGATCAACGAGCGCATGTGGATCGTGCCCTCGTGGCACGACGCGCCGAACCCGGACGCGATCAATATCGAGCTCGATCCCGGCATGGCTTTCGGCACCGGATCGCACCCGACGACGCGGCTGTGCCTTGAGTGGCTATGCGATGCCGTGCAGCCCGGCGCGAATGTGCTCGACTACGGCTGCGGCTCGGGGATTCTCGGGATTGCGGCAGCACGTCTGGGTGCAGGCGACGTGCTCGGTATCGACATCGACGACAAGGCACTCGAAGCCGCGCAGGACAACGCGCAACGCAACAACGTATCGATCCGCTTGCAGCATTCGCGCGAGCCGCTCGACACCACCTTCAACGTCGTCGTCGCCAACATCCTGACCAATCCGCTGTGCGTGCTTGCGCCCGCGCTCGCCGCACGTGTCGCGCCCGGGGGCCGGATCGCGTTGTCGGGCGTGCTGGATACCCAGACCGATCAGGTCATCGCGGCTTACGCTCCCTTCCTCGAACTCCGCGTCGGAGCGACGCGCGAAGGCTGGGCGCGACTCGAAGGCTTCCGCCCGGCTGAAACGGGCGGCGTCCGCTGA
- a CDS encoding symmetrical bis(5'-nucleosyl)-tetraphosphatase encodes MAIYAIGDIQGCFSVLQRLLHHIHFDPVADRLWVVGDLVNRGPESLQTLRGLKGLGSAATIVLGNHDLYLLMVAAGHKRLDDDDTLFDVLNAPDREELLAWLASLPLMHVEGSHAMLHAGLLPGWTIAEALALSREVSDVLRGPDRKKLLLHLAGNRPEEWSDDLEGWDRLRVIVNAMTRLRFCSADGRMALRAKGPPGQGPAGTVPWFKVPGRLSRSHTIVCGHWSALGFYREPGLIALDSGCVWGNALTAVRLDDGAVFQVSAKPQ; translated from the coding sequence ATGGCAATCTACGCAATTGGCGATATTCAAGGCTGTTTTTCGGTGTTGCAGCGGCTGCTGCATCACATTCATTTCGACCCCGTGGCCGATCGCTTATGGGTCGTGGGTGACCTCGTGAACCGGGGCCCCGAGTCCCTGCAGACCCTGCGCGGTCTCAAGGGACTGGGAAGCGCCGCGACAATAGTGCTCGGCAATCACGATCTCTACTTGCTGATGGTCGCGGCCGGCCATAAGCGTCTGGATGACGACGATACCTTGTTCGACGTCCTCAACGCTCCGGACCGCGAGGAGCTTCTGGCGTGGCTGGCCAGTTTGCCGCTGATGCATGTCGAAGGCTCGCACGCGATGTTGCATGCTGGCCTGCTTCCCGGTTGGACGATCGCGGAGGCTCTTGCGCTGTCCCGGGAGGTTTCTGATGTGCTGCGAGGGCCGGATCGGAAGAAGCTACTGCTGCACCTGGCCGGAAACCGCCCTGAGGAATGGTCGGACGATCTCGAGGGATGGGACAGGCTGCGCGTCATCGTCAATGCGATGACGCGGCTCCGATTCTGCTCTGCAGACGGCCGCATGGCGCTGCGGGCGAAGGGCCCGCCGGGACAGGGGCCTGCGGGGACGGTGCCCTGGTTCAAAGTCCCGGGGCGCTTGAGTCGCTCGCATACGATTGTCTGCGGCCACTGGTCTGCGCTGGGTTTTTACCGCGAACCGGGACTGATTGCCCTCGACTCCGGTTGCGTGTGGGGCAACGCGCTGACCGCGGTGCGCCTCGACGATGGAGCAGTGTTCCAGGTATCGGCGAAGCCACAGTGA
- a CDS encoding nucleoside-diphosphate sugar epimerase/dehydratase has translation MKRLSRSAFVLLFDLAAACTAWVTTYVLRFNFEWPAEYGVQIAWGLLVLLPTHAVVCKRAGLYRGIWVFASLPDLARVLRAVAISSLAVWAFVAVYRASPGVPRSTLILYPMLLVLIMAGGRAAYRMWKEHRLYGGLIAKGKPVVVVGAGRGGAMLLRELQRSPDWRVVGLVDDDSDKWGRELLGLPVLGPVKALPQILVNERVEHVILAMPSAATKVRRAATDLAVHAGAKVFMVPGLEDVMAGRVAVSSLRRVEIEDLLGREPVWIDTPHIEAMFKGKVVLVTGAGGSIGSELCRQLARFAPRRVVLYEQNEFALYTMEQWFANHAQGLEIVSLAGDVKDAARLDEVFAAWRPEVVFHAAAYKHVPLMESANAWQAVRNNVLGTLRVGEAAQHHGAGRFILVSTDKAVNPTNVMGASKRLAELVCHALQQRGQGTQFEIVRFGNVLGSTGSVIPKFQEQIARGGPVTVTHPEITRYFMSIPEAAQLVLQAAAMGQGGEIFVLDMGDPVKIVDLARNMIRLSGYTEGEIRIEFTGLRPGEKLYEELLADAEKTRETPHAKLRIARSRSVAPAFFADLKSWLVQPGVVGDEEVRRILQRWVPEYQPPRGRPTLRVVRHGDVQDERRALP, from the coding sequence ATGAAGCGCTTGAGCCGTTCCGCTTTCGTCCTCCTGTTTGACTTGGCCGCTGCGTGTACAGCTTGGGTGACGACATACGTCTTGCGTTTCAATTTTGAGTGGCCTGCTGAGTATGGAGTGCAGATTGCATGGGGCCTGCTCGTGCTTCTTCCGACGCATGCGGTTGTCTGTAAGCGGGCTGGTCTGTATCGCGGCATATGGGTGTTTGCAAGTCTGCCCGATTTGGCTCGTGTACTTCGTGCCGTAGCGATTTCATCGCTCGCTGTGTGGGCGTTTGTGGCGGTTTACCGGGCCTCGCCTGGGGTGCCTCGTTCGACACTCATTCTCTATCCGATGTTGCTCGTCCTGATCATGGCGGGAGGGCGTGCAGCCTACCGTATGTGGAAGGAGCACCGGCTCTACGGTGGGTTGATAGCAAAGGGCAAACCGGTGGTTGTGGTGGGGGCCGGGCGCGGTGGGGCGATGCTGCTGCGCGAGCTCCAGCGCAGCCCGGATTGGCGGGTGGTTGGGCTGGTTGATGACGACTCGGACAAGTGGGGGCGTGAGCTTCTTGGACTGCCGGTGCTCGGACCGGTAAAGGCGTTACCGCAAATTCTGGTGAATGAACGCGTCGAACATGTGATCTTGGCCATGCCGTCGGCAGCGACGAAGGTTAGGCGTGCGGCGACTGATCTTGCCGTGCATGCCGGAGCGAAGGTCTTTATGGTGCCTGGGCTCGAAGACGTGATGGCCGGGCGGGTTGCGGTGTCCTCTCTTCGTCGGGTCGAGATCGAGGATCTCTTGGGGCGCGAGCCTGTGTGGATCGACACTCCGCATATCGAGGCGATGTTTAAGGGTAAGGTCGTGCTGGTCACCGGGGCTGGCGGGTCTATCGGCAGTGAATTGTGTCGGCAACTAGCGCGCTTTGCACCACGTCGTGTGGTTCTGTATGAGCAGAATGAATTCGCGCTGTACACGATGGAGCAGTGGTTCGCGAATCACGCACAGGGACTCGAAATTGTGTCCCTCGCGGGAGACGTCAAGGATGCTGCTCGCCTCGATGAGGTGTTTGCCGCTTGGCGTCCTGAAGTCGTGTTCCATGCTGCTGCCTACAAGCACGTACCCCTAATGGAATCGGCTAACGCTTGGCAGGCGGTCCGGAATAATGTGCTCGGCACATTGCGTGTCGGTGAGGCTGCGCAACATCATGGGGCTGGGCGTTTCATCCTGGTCTCCACAGACAAGGCGGTGAATCCGACCAACGTCATGGGTGCAAGCAAGCGCTTGGCTGAACTTGTCTGCCACGCTTTGCAGCAGCGTGGTCAGGGCACGCAATTCGAGATAGTGCGCTTCGGCAATGTGCTCGGCAGTACCGGCAGCGTGATTCCAAAGTTCCAGGAACAGATTGCCCGAGGCGGTCCGGTCACGGTGACCCATCCGGAAATCACGCGCTACTTCATGTCCATTCCGGAGGCCGCGCAACTCGTCCTGCAGGCTGCGGCCATGGGGCAGGGCGGGGAGATTTTCGTGCTCGACATGGGTGATCCAGTGAAGATCGTCGATCTCGCTCGCAACATGATTCGCCTGTCCGGTTATACGGAGGGGGAGATTCGCATCGAATTCACGGGTTTGCGTCCCGGTGAAAAACTCTATGAGGAACTGCTCGCCGACGCTGAGAAGACTCGGGAGACCCCCCACGCGAAACTGCGTATTGCCAGATCCCGGTCGGTCGCGCCTGCTTTTTTCGCAGATTTGAAGTCCTGGCTTGTACAGCCCGGCGTTGTCGGGGATGAGGAGGTGCGTAGAATACTGCAGCGCTGGGTGCCGGAGTACCAGCCTCCACGCGGACGCCCGACTTTGCGCGTCGTGCGTCACGGCGACGTTCAGGATGAGCGGCGCGCACTGCCGTAG
- a CDS encoding carbohydrate kinase family protein, with protein sequence MSILVCGSIAYDTIMVFHDQFKRHILPEQIHILNVSFLVPDMRREFGGCAGNIAYNLGLLGAAPLIMATVGEDAGPYRQHLERLGLRQDHVRLVPGSFTAQAFITTDLDDNQITAFHPGAMSQSHLNRVQDAAGATLGIVSPDGRDGMLNHAAQFAEAGIPFIFDPGQGMPLFSGEELLHCLKLANYCTVNDYEVRLLCERTGCSQEQLAAMVDALIVTLGPEGSRIYAEGRCIDIPAVQPDEVVDPTGCGDAHRAGLLYGIANGFDWTRTGRLASLMGSIKIASRGGQNHAPSRDEISARFRAAFGETLW encoded by the coding sequence ATGTCCATCCTCGTCTGCGGCTCCATCGCCTACGACACGATCATGGTTTTCCATGACCAGTTCAAGCGGCACATCCTGCCGGAGCAGATTCACATCCTGAATGTCTCGTTTCTCGTGCCGGACATGCGGCGGGAATTCGGCGGGTGTGCGGGCAACATCGCCTACAACCTCGGCCTGCTCGGCGCCGCCCCACTGATCATGGCGACTGTTGGCGAGGATGCTGGGCCGTACCGACAGCACCTCGAGCGGCTTGGCCTGCGTCAGGATCACGTTCGCCTCGTGCCCGGCAGTTTCACGGCGCAGGCCTTCATCACCACCGACCTGGACGACAACCAGATCACTGCCTTCCACCCCGGTGCGATGAGTCAGTCGCACCTCAATCGGGTGCAGGATGCGGCCGGCGCGACGCTGGGAATCGTTTCGCCCGACGGCCGCGACGGCATGCTGAACCATGCCGCCCAGTTCGCCGAAGCGGGGATTCCGTTCATCTTCGATCCGGGGCAGGGGATGCCGCTCTTCTCCGGCGAAGAGTTGCTGCACTGCCTGAAACTGGCCAATTACTGCACGGTCAACGATTACGAAGTCCGGTTGTTGTGCGAGCGGACGGGGTGTTCGCAGGAGCAACTGGCCGCGATGGTCGATGCCTTGATCGTCACGCTCGGGCCGGAAGGCTCCCGCATCTACGCGGAGGGCCGCTGCATCGACATCCCCGCGGTACAGCCCGACGAGGTCGTCGACCCGACCGGCTGTGGCGACGCCCATCGTGCAGGCTTGCTCTATGGCATCGCCAACGGGTTCGACTGGACTCGCACGGGACGCCTGGCGTCGCTGATGGGGTCGATCAAGATTGCGAGCCGCGGGGGGCAGAATCACGCCCCCAGCCGCGACGAAATTTCCGCCCGCTTCCGGGCAGCATTCGGGGAAACGCTATGGTGA
- a CDS encoding GNAT family N-acetyltransferase: protein MLQQALHSDNRTSPSLHVGLARCETEILDAQRLRYRVFAEEMGARLNSRTPGVDRDIFDPYCDHLVVRDEAQGRIVGTYRILSPSAARKVGGYYSESEFDLTRLQHLRSRLVEIGRSCIDPDYRSGAVIALLWSGLARYMQENGYDYLIGCASVSMADGGHQAASLYNRLKETHSAPPEYHVFARCPLPLDRLRTDVAGSTPPLIKGYLRAGAWICGAPAWDPDFNTADLPIMLPMRQVEGRYAKHFLGRAD, encoded by the coding sequence ATGCTGCAACAAGCCCTGCATTCCGACAATCGGACAAGCCCGAGCCTGCATGTGGGCCTGGCACGCTGTGAAACGGAGATTCTCGACGCGCAGCGCCTGCGCTACCGCGTATTCGCGGAAGAAATGGGCGCCCGCCTGAACAGCCGCACGCCGGGCGTCGATCGGGACATCTTCGACCCGTATTGCGACCATCTGGTGGTGCGCGACGAAGCGCAAGGCCGCATCGTCGGCACCTACCGCATCCTGTCGCCCTCGGCAGCGCGCAAGGTCGGCGGCTACTATTCAGAAAGCGAATTCGACCTCACCCGCCTGCAGCACCTGCGCAGCCGTCTGGTCGAGATCGGGCGTTCATGCATCGACCCCGACTATCGCAGCGGCGCCGTGATTGCCCTGCTGTGGTCCGGTCTCGCCCGCTACATGCAGGAAAACGGCTACGATTACCTGATCGGCTGCGCCTCGGTCAGCATGGCCGACGGCGGACATCAGGCCGCGAGCCTGTACAATCGCCTCAAGGAAACCCATTCGGCTCCGCCCGAGTACCACGTTTTCGCCCGCTGCCCCTTGCCGCTCGACCGCCTGCGCACCGACGTCGCCGGCTCGACGCCGCCGCTGATCAAGGGCTATCTGCGCGCTGGAGCGTGGATCTGCGGGGCGCCGGCCTGGGATCCCGACTTCAACACCGCCGACCTCCCGATCATGCTGCCGATGCGCCAGGTCGAAGGCCGCTACGCTAAACATTTCCTGGGACGCGCAGACTGA